The Lasioglossum baleicum chromosome 3, iyLasBale1, whole genome shotgun sequence region gaaaagaatagaaaaaaatataagGACTTGGGGGGAGTGTTGTTGCAATCActaaagaaatttaattttctaagTTAAGTTTTTTGAgagataaattaatataaattgctATTGTTCAAATTTCTCTCTATTGTttcgtttttcacatgaaaacgTGAACTCATTGTCTTATTACAAGTCAGTCACATTCTTCCTTGGCACTACACCTAACCGAATACACACGATTCCAACACTAATGCCATTTAGAATGACGTAGGGTCTTTCAAATCCAGTAAGAAAAAAACTGACACATCATTTTCGTTATTACTGCCAAAGAGGAATATTTCGAATTGATCATACCTCCGAGTGtaaattctgtaaaatgttcTACGATAAAAGTATCAAATAGCAAAACAAGACTTACGTCTACCTGTTTCAAAAGCGAACGCAACAGTGTCCACGATTACAGAGCAATCACCAGAACACGACAATTACCATTGAACGATAGTGCACCGCTTTTCGCAAGTAGATTCTATGGCCGGAGCTCCCCCTTGATTCGATCGATTCCATTCAGCACGGTATTCCCGTACAATTATGAACAATTATTGGTTCATCCGTTCTCTAGCTAGATTTTCTAAACACCCCTAAAAAATAAGGAGTAACTCGCGCTTGCGTTGTTACAATATTGTTTTAGTGTCTTCAGACGCACCGATCAGTGAGTATTGTGCACCTGAGGGGTCAACATGATTGCTCTACACAGAGTGGAAGCCACGAAGAACCCGAACTATGAGAATGATATAAATCATGTTTTCGGCTTGTCTCGGTGTATACTGAAACTGATCGGAGTATGGTCACTGTTTGAGAAACAGTCCAACACCGTGGAGCATGTCGTTTCGTTTCTTGTACGAATAACGCTTCTGTGCATTCAAGCGTTCTTCGTGATTCCTATCTGCTTGCACATCTTCTTCGTCGAGCAGAACCCGATTATGAAAATCAAGTTGTTCGGCCCGCCTAGTAATTGCGCTTTCACAGTAATTAAATTTTTCTGTATGGTGTTCAATGGAACAGCTATCGGACGTTGCATCGAGCACATAAAGGACGACTGGAAGAGAGTGCAGAATCCCCAGCATCGCGACATCATGCTGAGACAAATATCGATCAGCAAGAATCTTACCATCTTgtgtttcatttttatctaCACCGCTGGCATTTCGTATTATACCATCATACCGTACATGAACAAGCATCGACTCAAAGGGAATTACACGATGAGAAAGCTAGCCCATCCTGGCTACGATCGATTCTTCGACGTCAAGTCCAGCCCCACCTTCGAACTGATCTATTCTGCACATCTCCTTTCGGGTTTCTTTAGGTACAACGTCACGGCGGCCTCGTTTAGCTTGACAGTGATTTTCGTGACGCATGTCTGCGGACAAATACAGATACAACTGTTACGACTGAAGGAACTGTATCAAGAGAACACGGAGAAAAACGATGGAGCTGATCCTTTGGCGATCATTATACATGATCATGGTTCGACCTTAAAGTCAAGTGTCCTCTATTCTAAATTAATAGCCTTTGACTAGATAAATTATTTCTCATTCAAGTGTCTGATGAATGTTAAACATATTTATTCTAATCAACtatgtataatttttttttaaatgctgGGATTGAATAGAGATTGAAAGAGTTGAATATTAACATTCTTCAGAAACCAGAAACTTTAGTATTTCAGTGTTTTCGCCATTGTAATTTTTAAACTGTTAATCAGATTCATTATCATTGGCAGGAAATGGCAGGAAAACGTGGTTTCGAAATTTATTTAGTGATAAAGCATGGAACTTATTATTTGACTTTTACTGCGACAAAACTCAATTTAAGCTTTCAGTTTCAGTTCGAGATAAGAGACttcgtttcattttatttattttcaaagatAGAAATACGCAGACATGAGAATGTCCTTTCCTATAAATATTTTAGACTCGCAAGCGACTTCAGAGAGAGTTTAAACGAACTTCTTTTAACGGAGATCTTTGGTTGTACGTTCAGTATGTGTTTGGCCGAGTACTGCTGCCTAATGGTAAGAATAATGCAATATTTGGCTAAAAACTCATTATGATCGATGACTTATGTATCTTTATCTGGATGTAGGAATGGAATGACATGAATCTAGTTGCAATAACAACATACCTTATTTACTGCACTTCCTTTTCGTTTAACGCGATGATCTTTTGCTACATAGGCGAACTTCTCACCGAAGAGGTAACCATTGCTTACTTTACGagctgtaaaaaaaatatttatgaaaataatagATAACAATTATATATTTGAATTATGACATTATGACCTTGCAAAATACTTCCATTTAGTTTTTTAATTTCCATATCATCTCGTAACGTTCTATTGTATCAgttttgtataatatatattttacaaaatcCAATTTGCTATAAATAAAGACAAGTCGTATGAAGTAAAATCACTATTCGCTTTTGTCGAGTTTTATAATGCAATAACTGGTATAACTGGTACAATAACTggtataaaagaaaaaatttaattccTCAAACTCTTCGTGTACACCTCGTAATTGGTGACTATGTACTTCAAAGCTTTGTTTTCTCTATATGAAATAGTATTTCTTAATATAACATATTCATGATTATAGTGTGAAGTAAAAGATTATCAATGTTAAAGTATTTTTGTATAGACTGATAGGCTAAACTTCACCCGAGTAGACACACATAATTTTTGAAACAGTGTATTCCTAAGGTTACAACTTGGATTCTCGTCATTTTCTCGTCGAAATCTACAGGATTGTatacaaaaaagttaaaaatttttggTTTCTTCAGATGAAGTTTAAGCCTGTGATAAA contains the following coding sequences:
- the LOC143207230 gene encoding uncharacterized protein LOC143207230 translates to MIALHRVEATKNPNYENDINHVFGLSRCILKLIGVWSLFEKQSNTVEHVVSFLVRITLLCIQAFFVIPICLHIFFVEQNPIMKIKLFGPPSNCAFTVIKFFCMVFNGTAIGRCIEHIKDDWKRVQNPQHRDIMLRQISISKNLTILCFIFIYTAGISYYTIIPYMNKHRLKGNYTMRKLAHPGYDRFFDVKSSPTFELIYSAHLLSGFFRYNVTAASFSLTVIFVTHVCGQIQIQLLRLKELYQENTEKNDGADPLAIIIHDHGELLTEECSQVGFASYDVSWYNLPPSKASGFVLLNVTSLFPPSLVAGKVIKLSLNTFSVIMKTTVVYLNLLRTVTNT